The following coding sequences lie in one Arachis hypogaea cultivar Tifrunner chromosome 9, arahy.Tifrunner.gnm2.J5K5, whole genome shotgun sequence genomic window:
- the LOC112711181 gene encoding alpha-mannosidase I MNS4: MEAAGRKPGLIFLLLFFHSLHPDLTLADSVTPDEAKLLRDEVCEMFYHAFNGYMDNAFPLDELRPMSCAGEDTLGGYALTLIDSLDTLALLGDRDRFAASVEWIGKNIRFDINKTVSLFETTIRVLGGLLSAHLIASDYATGMRVPSYDNQLLNLAEDLGRRLLPAFDTPTGIPFGSVNLLHGVDKHESKITSTAGGGTLTLEFGVLSRLINDPIFEQVTKNAVRGLWARRSKLNLVGAHINVFTGEWTQKDAGIGTSIDSFYEYLLKAYLLFGDEEYLYIFQEAYAAAMHYLYHDPWYVEVNMDSAAIVWPLFNSLQAFWPGLQVLAGDIDPAIRTHAAFLSVWRRYGFTPEGFNLASLTVQHGQKSYPLRPELIESTYWLYKATRDPRYLDAGRDMIASLQYGTRCPCGYCHISDVEHHNQDDHMESFFLAETVKYLWLLFDLAVGPDNLVENGPYKYVFSTEGHLLPATPQISLVREHCLYHGAYCRSEDLRQSYRVSESDNDKQESNNSRFHAGWTKARYSSDLPTFDPTAITGLIKGVCPGLTHGQKFGISYVYPTEEHHAHETAKPKEPTHEQSHSVVVLTEPNFDHALTDYSNDHNDNQTYKSDVTS; this comes from the exons ACGAAGCCAAACTTCTCAGAGATGAG GTTTGTGAAATGTTCTATCACGCCTTCAATGGATACATGGACAACGCTTTCCCTCTCGACGAATTGCGCCCTATGTCCTGCGCCGGAGAAGATACTCTCGGTGGCTACGCCTTAACTTTG ATTGATTCTTTGGACACTTTGGCTCTACTCGGTGACCGTGACCGCTTTGCCGCTTCCGTTGAATGGATTGGTAAAAATATTCGCTTTGATATT AACAAAACTGTTTCTTTGTTTGAGACGACAATCAGAGTTCTTGGAGGATTGCTTTCGGCTCATCTTATAGCCAGTGATTACGCTACG GGCATGAGAGTTCCTTCATATGATAATCAGTTACTGAACTTAGCTGAAGATCTAGGCAGGAGGCTGTTACCAGCTTTTGATACTCCGACAG GAATTCCTTTTGGATCTGTAAATTTGTTACATGGAGTTGATAAACATGAAAGCAAG ATAACTTCTACAGCTGGTGGTGGAACCTTGACTCTTGAATTTGGAGTTCTAAGCCGCTTGATAAATGATCCTA TTTTTGAACAAGTAACCAAGAATGCAGTGCGTGGACTTTGGGCACGGCGTTCAAAGCTTAATCTGGTTGGTGCTCATATTAATGTTTTTACAGGTGAATGGACACAGAAG GATGCAGGAATAGGGACTAGTATTGATTCCTTCTATGAGTATCTATTGAAG GCTTATTTATTATTTGGAGATGAGGAATACTTGTATATATTCCAGGAAGCTTATGCTGCTGCCATGCATTATCTTTACCATGATCCTTG GTATGTAGAAGTGAATATGGACTCTGCTGCTATAGTATGGCCGCTGTTTAACAGTCTCCAGGCATTCTGGCCTGGCCTTCAG GTTTTAGCTGGTGATATTGATCCTGCGATTCGAACTCATGCTGCCTTCTTGAGTGTCTGGAGAAGATATGGTTTTACCCCTGAAGGTTTTAATCTTGCTAGTCTCACTGTTCAG CATGGGCAGAAGAGTTACCCTTTACGGCCTGAGCTGATAGAGAGTACTTATTGGCTGTACAAAGCTACCAGAGATCCTAG ATATCTTGATGCTGGGCGAGACATGATTGCTAGTTTACAGTATGGGACTCGATGTCCTTGTGGATATTGTCACATTTCAGATGTTGAGCATCACAACCAGGATGATCACATGGAGAGCTTCTTCCTAGCTGAGACA GTCAAGTATCTATGGCTTCTATTTGATTTGGCTGTGGGTCCTGATAATCTCGTGGAAAACGGGCCATACAA GTATGTATTTAGTACTGAAGGGCATTTGCTGCCTGCAACTCCTCAAATCTCCCTAGTGAGAGAACATTGCTTATACCATGGGGCTTATTGTAGAAGTGAAGATTTGAGACAAAGCTATCGTGTCTCAGAGTCTGACAATGATAAGCAAGAATCCAACAATAGTAGATTTCATGCAGGTTGGACTAAAGCTAGGTATTCATCAGACTTACCAACTTTTGATCCAACTGCCATTACAGGTTTGATCAAG GGTGTCTGCCCAGGACTAACTCATGGACAGAAGTTTGGTATATCATATGTGTATCCAACTGAAGAACATCATGCTCATGAAACTGCAAAGCCGAAAGAACCAACTCATGAACAAAGCCACTCAGTGGTGGTTCTCACTGAGCCAAATTTTGACCATGCATTAACTGATTATAGCAATGATCATAACGATAATCAGACCTACAAATCAGATGTTACTTCATGA